The window ACGGGCGGGGCCGTCGCAGCGCTGCGGCGGCACGACCTCCTCGTGCTCGATCCGACAGCGTGGACGGCCGCACTCGCCGGCACGCCTCATGCCGCCGACGATCTCGTCGCCGGTTGGGCCGCCGCCGGCTTCCCGGCGATGGTGCGGCGGCGCACGCCGGACGAGCCGTCCGGTGTGCCGGTCGGCGTGCCCCTCCCGCCGGCGCGGGGCAAGGCGCGCATCGCCCTGATCCTGCCCGAGGCGGCGACCATCGAACGCCGCCCGCCGCTCCGTCTCGTGGAGGCCGCGGATCGCGCGCCTCCGGCTTGGGCTTCCGCACTCGACGCCCTGATGCTGGCTGGGGATGCCCATGGCAGCATGCCGCGCTGCTTCGGAAGCCTGCTCT is drawn from Segnochrobactrum spirostomi and contains these coding sequences:
- the mdcG gene encoding malonate decarboxylase holo-[acyl-carrier-protein] synthase, with protein sequence MAEPRHRTGGAVAALRRHDLLVLDPTAWTAALAGTPHAADDLVAGWAAAGFPAMVRRRTPDEPSGVPVGVPLPPARGKARIALILPEAATIERRPPLRLVEAADRAPPAWASALDALMLAGDAHGSMPRCFGSLLWQHLTGLAYLTPSSDIDVIWPIGEATDRMGLLRAIEEIDRAGPVRIDGEFVFASGEAVNWRELVRSRSEPGAGEVLVKAMDGVRIAPAGELL